The proteins below are encoded in one region of Grus americana isolate bGruAme1 chromosome 25, bGruAme1.mat, whole genome shotgun sequence:
- the KCNA2 gene encoding potassium voltage-gated channel subfamily A member 2 isoform X2: MTVATGDPADEAAALPGHPQDTYNPETDHECCERVVINISGLRFETQLKTLAQFPETLLGDPKKRMRYFDPLRNEYFFDRNRPSFDAILYYYQSGGRLRRPVNVPLDIFSEEIRFYELGEEAMEMFREDEGYIKEEERPLPENEFQRQVWLLFEYPESSGPARIIAIVSVMVILISIVSFCLETLPIFRDENEDMHGSGLSHPPYSNSSMGYQQSTSFTDPFFIVETLCIIWFSFEFLVRFFACPSKAGFFTNIMNIIDIVAIIPYFITLGTELAEKPEDGQQGQQAMSLAILRVIRLVRVFRIFKLSRHSKGLQILGQTLKASMRELGLLIFFLFIGVILFSSAVYFAEADESESQFPSIPDAFWWAVVSMTTVGYGDMVPTTIGGKIVGSLCAIAGVLTIALPVPVIVSNFNYFYHRETEGEEQAQYLQVTSCPKIPSSPDLKKSRSASTISKSDYMEIQEGVNNSNEDFREENLKTANCTLANTNYVNITKMLTDV, from the coding sequence ATGACAGTTGCTACCGGAGATCCTGCAGATGAAGCTGCAGCTCTTCCCGGTCACCCGCAGGACACGTATAACCCTGAGACCGACCATGAATGCTGCGAGAGGGTGGTCATCAATATTTCGGGTCTGCGCTTTGAGACACAGCTCAAGACATTAGCCCAGTTTCCAGAGACCTTACTAGGGGATCCTAAAAAGAGAATGAGATATTTTGACCCACTCCGGAATGAGTATTTCTTTGACCGGAACAGACCCAGCTTTGATGCGATTTTGTACTATTACCAGTCTGGTGGTAGGTTGCGGAGGCCAGTTAACGTGCCCTTAGATATCTTCTCAGAAGAGATTCGTTTCTATGAACTGGGGGAAGAAGCAATGGAGATGTTTCGGGAGGATGAAGGCTACatcaaagaagaggaaagaccgTTGCCTGAGAACGAGTTTCAGAGACAAGTGTGGTTGCTGTTTGAGTACCCCGAGAGCTCAGGACCTGCCAGGATTATAGCTATTGTCTCCGTCATGGTGATTTTGATCTCCATCGTCAGCTTTTGCCTGGAAACGTTGCCCATTTTTCGGGATGAGAATGAAGACATGCACGGCAGTGGGCTGAGCCATCCCCCCTACTCCAACAGCAGCATGGGGTACCAGCAGTCAACTTCTTTCACAGACCCCTTCTTCATCGTGGAGACACTTTGCATCATCTGGTTCTCCTTTGAGTTCTTGGTGAGGTTTTTCGCCTGCCCCAGCAAGGCTGGGTTTTTTACCAACATCATGAACATTATAGACATCGTAGCCATCATTCCCTATTTCATCACCTTAGGGACGGAGCTGGCTGAGAAGCCGGAGGATGGTCAGCAAGGCCAGCAAGCCATGTCCCTAGCCATCCTTCGAGTCATTCGCTTGGTGCGGGTCTTCAGGATCTTCAAGCTCTCCCGACACTCCAAGGGGCTGCAGATCCTGGGGCAGACTCTCAAGGCCAGTATGCGGGAGCTGGGCCTCttgatatttttcctcttcatcgGCGTCATTCTCTTCTCCAGCGCCGTCTACTTTGCCGAGGCCGACGAGAGCGAGTCCCAGTTCCCGAGCATCCCCGATGCCTTCTGGTGGGCCGTGGTTTCCATGACGACTGTTGGCTACGGAGACATGGTCCCCACAACCATTGGGGGGAAAATAGTGGGTTCCTTGTGTGCCATCGCTGGCGTATTAACGATTGCCTTACCAGTGCCCGTCATAGTGTCTAACTTCAATTACTTCTACCACCGGGAGacagagggagaggagcaggctcAATATTTGCAAGTAACCAGCTGCCCAAAGATCCCCTCTTCCCCTGAcctaaagaaaagcagaagtgcCTCTACTATTAGTAAGTCTGATTATATGGAGATTCAGGAAGGCGTAAACAATAGCAATGAGGATTTTAGGGAGGAGAACTTGAA